The genomic interval CAACTGCATGCGGCGCGGCTCGTGCTCTACCATGCTGCGTGGCTGGCCGACCAGCACCTGCCATGCTCTCGGGAAACGTCCATGGCGAAGTTGTTCGCCACCGAAGCGGCGAAATCGATCGCGCTTGAGTGCCAGACCATTTTTGGGGCTTATGGCTACGTCAAAGGGTTTGACGTTGAGCGCTATGTCCGCGATGCGCTGCTGCTGCCAATCATTGGCGGCTCTACGGCGATCCAGAAAAACAACATCTTCAAGACGATGGGTATCCGTCCAACCTAGGCCGTGGAAGGATCGAGGCCAATGAAGGATGCTGCCGCCAAGTCCGCTGCTCCCGCGTCGCGAATGCGACGCGCGCGACCGGCGCCGAAACCAACGCGCGAGGAGAAAGCGGAGCTTTTGCGCGAAACCATCTTTCGCGCCGCAGCCGATATCGTGGGTGAACTCGGCTACGCCGAAGCCTCCATCGCCCGCATCACCGAACAAGCCGGAATCGCGCAGGGCACGTTTTATCTCTATTTCGAAAGCCGCCAGGCGCTGTTCGATGAGCTGTTGCCGCACGTCGGCCAGGACCTCGTTCGCTACATTCACGAGCGCGTGCAGGGTTTGAAGACTTACCTCGCGATCGAGGAGGAGGGGTTTCGCGCGTTCTTCGACTTCTGCCGCCGCAACACCGGATTTGTTCGCGTGTTGAACGAGGCCGAGATGGCAGCGCCTGCGGCGCATCGGGCGCACTTCAAGATCGTTCTTGAATCCTACGCGCGATCTTTGCGCCGTAGTATTGCGGCGGGCGAGATCCGAAAGTTCTCGGCGAAGGAAGTCGAAGCGCTTGCGTACGCTTTGATGGGCGCGCGCAGCTATCTCTATCTCGGCTACATTAAGTACGGCGACGGCAACAAGAAGCTGCCAGAGGACGTCGTGCAGACGTACCTCAAACTCGTGCGCCTCGCTTTGGTCTAGCCGCCGGGCGCGGCCATCGCCGCCGAGAATCCTTGGTCGGCGAGAACGAGCGAACCCTGCAATGCGCGGGCGGCGTCCGAACACAAAAACAAAACGACCTGCGCGATGTCTTCCGGTTCCATCATGGCGTTGCCATACGGGCTCGGTGAGTTCGCGGTGCGCTTTGCCATGGATACTTCCTGCTCCGGCGTCAGCTCGTCGCCCGCGAAGCCGAGCATGGGCGTTCGCACCGAACCCGGACCGACACTGTTGATGCGAATGCCGGTGCGGCGGAGTTCAGGTGCCATGGTTCGGGTGAAATGCACCAGCGCCGCCTTGCTAGCGGCGTAGACAGCGCAACCCTCGACCCCCAGCTGTGCGGCGGCCGATGCGATGTTGACGATGGCGCCGCCGTCACCGCTCTTACGCATGAGCGGCAGCGCCGCCTGCACCATCGAGATCGCGCCGAGAGTGTTGACAGCGAACATCAGGTCGACGTGCTGCGTCGGCATTTCCTGCAGCGGCGCGCGAAAGAAAACGCCCGCGCAATTGACAAGGACGTCAAGCCGTTCGTGCGTTTTCTCGACGGCCAGAAGTGCCGCGGTGATCGAAGCTCTGTCGGTCACATCGCAGGTGAGGGCGGTTGCGTGGCCGCCACTCCCGGCGATGTCGGCGCAGACCGCCTGCATGGCGCTGGCTGGTTTTTCTGAGAGCACGAACACATGCGCGCCATTCTTCGCCAACAGCTTGGAAGTTGCGGCGCCGATGCCGCTGGCGCCGCCGGTGACGATCGCGATCTTATCGTTCAGCATTCAGGCGTCCTCCCGGATGCGGCCCGCCAGATGGCCCTCGCGTATGGCGATGAGCAGGTCGCGCGGCGCCTGTGCGTCGCCGATCAGGTGCAGCGCATATGCCGGTTTTTGGCGCAGCCCTCCGCCCAGCGCGCGATACAAGTCCGTTTGCGGTTCGTTGTAGGTGACGAGGACGACCGTGTCAGCGGGTTCGCGCCAGACTTGTTCGCCATCGATGTAGCCGACCTCGCAGGCGTCGGCGCCGATCGATACCAAGCGCGCGCGCACGTGCAGCGTAAAATCGCCTTGCCGTAGCCGGCCCAATGCAGGATCGCTGCGCACCATGGCCTCGATGTGGGGCGCGAAGGAGGAATGGCGCGTCACGAATGTGACTTTCAAACCCTGTGTGATCAGATGCTCCGCCACCGCTATCGCTTCGTAGTGTCCGACATCGTCCAGCACGACGGCGCTCTTCCCAAGCGTGTCGCGCGGACGCTGAAACACGTCGTGCGAGGAGAGCACGTGGCCGCGGTCGAAGCCTGGCACTGGCCGTTCTGGACGCTGCACTTGGAAGCCGTCCATGCGGGGTAACGAGCCGGTGGCGATGATGACGACATCTGGCTTCTCTGCCAGCACGTCTTCCGCTTCGACATAGGTGGACAGCCGCACGTCGACACCAAGCGTGTAGATCTCTTGCTCGAGCCAATAGATGATGTCGCCGATAGTCTGCAGCTTCGGCGCTTGGCGCGCGATTTGAATGGCGCCGCCGAGCGCGGCCTGCGCTTCCAACAGCACCACCTTGTGACCGCTGAGCGCTGCAAGACGGGCGGCCTCCAGGCCGGCGGGACCGCCGCCGACAATGACGACTTTGCGCGGCGATTTCGCGGGCTTGATCAAATCTTCCGAGAGCGTTGCCTCGAACCCGACGGCGGGATTGACGGTGCATAGCATGCGCTGCAGCGACGTGCGGATGCCGGCGACACAGCCTTGATTGCAGGCGATGCACGGGCGCACGCGGTCGGCTTTGCCGGCGACGGTCTTTGCGATCAGATCGGGCTCAGCGATCATGCCACGCACGAAGCTCACCATGTCGGCGCTGCCTTCGCGGATGGCTTGGTCGCCTTCTTCCAAGGTCCGGTAGCGCCCGGCGATCATCGTCGGCACCGTTGCGCGCGCGGCGATCGGACCGGCGGAGGAGAGCATGTAGCCCACGGGCATATCCATGGCGCCCAGCATCGAAGCGATGGAATAGGGGCTGCCCATGGAAGCGCTGACATAGTCAACGTGCCCTTCGGTGCAGAGCCGCGCGACGACTTCGCCGGCTTCCTCAAAGGTGAACCCGCCGGGGACGTTGTAGTCGGAAATGCGGATGCCGATCGGAAAATCGGGGCCGGCGGCTTTGCGGAGCGCGATCAGAATGTCGCGCGTGAGGCGCATCCGGTTTTCGAGCGAGCCACCGTATTCATCGTCGCGCTTGTTAGTGAGCGGGCATAGAAATTGGTGCAGCAGATAACCGTGCCCGGCGTGAAGTTCGACGCCATCGAGGCCAGCGGCTTGCACGCGCAACGCGGTCGCGACGAAGGCCTCGGTAATCTCCTCGATCTGATCGTGCGTCATCGCAAACGGCGTATTCACGGCGCCGAGCGGACACGGAACGGTTGACGCCGAGAGTGGCGCGCGCCCATCAGCGGGCGCCCAACGGTGGCCGCCGTGCCAGAGTTGCACGAACATCCGCGCGCCGTGCTTGTGGTGTGCGTCCCCGAGCGCGGTGAACCCCGGAATAATGCTGTCATCCCACGCCGCCACGGTGTGCGTGTAGGACGACGGATGCACCACCGTGGCTTCGAGGATGTTGAGGCCAAGGCCCGCTTTTGCGCGCGCCTCGTGGTAGGCGATCAGATCCTCGGTTATGCCGCCTTTGCCGTAGCTGGTGCCGTGGGCCGCGCGCGCGATGCGGTTCTTGACCTCAAGCTTGTTGATGCGGATAGGTTCGAGGATGTGAGTGAGCGCCATGATTTCGCGCCTCAGGCTGACCAGACGATCTTCTGCGAAAGGAGAGAGTCGATTTCCGCGGCGTCGAAACCAGCTTCCGCGAGGAGTTCGGTTGGACCAGCGTCGCCGATGGGGGAGAGGTTCACCAAGTCGGGATGGTTGGAGAGGCGCGGCGCCGGCGCGGATACCTTTGCGGCGCCCGACGTCTGCACGGTTCTGCGTTCGGCCAAATGCGGATCGTGCGGCAATTCATCGAAATCGAGCACCGGGGCGCCGCAGGCTTCAGCGTCGGCGAACAGCGCGGTCCATTCCGCTTGCGTGCGCGTCTGGATGACAAGGGCGATGCGCTGCTTCAGCGCCGGCCACTTTGAATGATCCATCTGCGCGGGGACTGAGGAGTCGACATCGGTCAGCCCCAACACGTTCAGCATCGATGCGTAGAATTTCTGCTCGATAGCGCCGACCGAGAAATAGCGGCCATCCGCGCACCGATAGACCCCGTAGAACGGCGCAGCGCCCGAGAGCAATTGATGGCGCTTGTCGCCGTCCCAAAGACCGAGCGCCATTTCACCGAACATGCCGTTGAGCATGTAGGCGGCGCCATCGGCAATGGCGGCGTCCACCACTTGGCCACGGCCCGTCGTCTCGCGCTCGTGCAGCGCCAACAACACGCCAATCACCAACGGATAGGAGCCATTGGCGAGATCGCCCAACAGAGCAGGCGGCGCAACCGGCGTCGTTTCGCCAATCGTGCCGAGCGCGCCTGAAATCGCGAGATAGTTGATGTCATGCCCAGCGCGACGCGCATACGGGCCGGTTTGGCCCCAACCGGTGAGGCGGGCGTAGATCAGGCGCGGATTGGCCTCCAGCAACGCTTCGGGTCCAAGCCCCAGCCGTTCCATCACGCCGGGGCGAAAACCTTCGACCAACACGTCGCTGTGCTTTGCCAATCTGCGCGCGACGGCCTGTCCTTCCGCGCTGCGAAGATCCAGGCCGATCGATTGCTTGCCTCGCGCCATCGCCGCCGCGGGATCGAACGGCATGGGATCAGGACGGCGAATGCTCAGCACCTTTGCGCCGAAATCCGCGAGCATCATCGTTGCGAAGGGGGCTGGGCCCAATCCAGCCAAGTCGAGAACGCGTACGTCCTTGAGTGGGCCGCGCGAAGGCAGCGGCTTTGTCACGCGCGCGCCGCGCGCGGTTCAGGCGCATCGCTGACCAAAGGGATTACCTCGCGCCCGAGAATTTCGACCATCTCCACATATTCTTCGCGCCCCACGCCGCCCATGTCCATCTTGATCAGATTGAGGTCGCTGCCGACGAGGGCGGAGACCTCAAGCAGACGTTCCGCAAAGCGTTGTGGTCCGCCGACGATGGCGGGACCGGCGGACGTGAGGAAGTCGTAGTCGAACGCCGCCGTCAGATAGGCTGGCGGATTCGGGTTGACGCTCCGGATCACGCGCTGATTGAACGCATGATAACCTTCGTACCGTGGCTCGAACCGTTTGCGCGCAATGGCGTCGTTCTTTGCGACCCAGCCGTGCCAACAAGCGCCGACTTGAGCCGCGTGTTTATGCCCAGCGGCGGCGAACGCTTCGCGGTAGACGTCGGCCATGGGCGCGAACTTGTCGGGCCGGCCGAAGGCGCTCGGCAGCATGAGCTTTAAGCCAAGCCGGCCCGCGAGCTTGGCGGTGTCGGGCGACGAGCCGCCGCCAACCCAGAACGGCAGCTCACCTTGCTGCAACGGCGTCGGCTGCAGGCGTTGACCGTTGATCGGGGGCCGGAACGCGCCGATCCAATGCACCGGCTCACCTGGCCAGAGCTTGCACAGGAGCTCCATCGACTCGCTGAAACGGGCAGGAGAATCAGACACCGACTGGCCAAACAGTGTGTAGGTGCCCTCAAAGAAGTTGCCGCGGCCCGTGACGAGATCGAGCCGGCCGCCCGAAATAACGTCCACGGTGGCGTAGTCCTCGGCCAAGCGGAAAGGGTCGAGATTGGCGGCCAACGCCACCGCTGTGCCGACGCGCAAATTGGTTGTCCGTTCGGCGATGGCGCTGAGCAGCACTGGTGGGGCGGAAAACGTGTAATCAATACCGTGGTGTTCGCCGATATAAATCCCGTGCAGGCCCACCCGGTCGCCAACTGCGGCGGCCTCGATCGTCATGCGGTACCGTTCTTGGGCTGAGAATGGGCGGCCCGTAACCGGGTCGTCCATGATGTCGCCCAAGGACATGAGGCTGACTTTCATACCCGCCTTCCCGCGCTGTTACCCGCGATGTCTTACACTGTATGTTTTATGGAGGCAACCACAGGCCATAAGGATTGGCGGGATGCCCGCCTCAACGGGTTCCTAGCCGCAATATTAGCCGTTGCCAGGCTAATTCGTACGATGTTAGTTTATCCAACACGGTTTTGTTTCGCGGGCCGAGCAAAGGGAGCCGAAATGATCCATCACTTCGCAATCGCCGTGAAGGATTTCGACACCTCACACCACTTCTACACCGAGGTCATGGGCTTCAAGCTTGTCGCCGGCGTGAAACGCATGGCGCCGGGCGGCGGCTGGACCAAGCACATGTTTTACGACATGGGCCGCGGCAAGTTCATGGCCATCTGGGACCTGAAGGGCATCGAAGGCGTACAAGTGCAGCCTGACGAGTGGCGCAGCGCGATCTCCAAGGGCCTGGGCCTGCCCGGTTGGATCAACCACTTCGCGTTTGAGTGTTCAGGCGAAGAGGAAATGCAAGAGCGTAAGCAACGTTGGCTCGACGCCGGCTATCACGTCTCGGAAACCGATCACGCCTTTATCCGCTCAATCTACACCTACGATCCGGACGGCAATTGGATCGAGTGGACCTACGATACGCGGCCGGTCAACGAAGCTGACCGGATTGAAGCTGAGGAAATCCTCGCG from Terricaulis silvestris carries:
- a CDS encoding TetR/AcrR family transcriptional regulator; translation: MKDAAAKSAAPASRMRRARPAPKPTREEKAELLRETIFRAAADIVGELGYAEASIARITEQAGIAQGTFYLYFESRQALFDELLPHVGQDLVRYIHERVQGLKTYLAIEEEGFRAFFDFCRRNTGFVRVLNEAEMAAPAAHRAHFKIVLESYARSLRRSIAAGEIRKFSAKEVEALAYALMGARSYLYLGYIKYGDGNKKLPEDVVQTYLKLVRLALV
- a CDS encoding SDR family NAD(P)-dependent oxidoreductase translates to MLNDKIAIVTGGASGIGAATSKLLAKNGAHVFVLSEKPASAMQAVCADIAGSGGHATALTCDVTDRASITAALLAVEKTHERLDVLVNCAGVFFRAPLQEMPTQHVDLMFAVNTLGAISMVQAALPLMRKSGDGGAIVNIASAAAQLGVEGCAVYAASKAALVHFTRTMAPELRRTGIRINSVGPGSVRTPMLGFAGDELTPEQEVSMAKRTANSPSPYGNAMMEPEDIAQVVLFLCSDAARALQGSLVLADQGFSAAMAAPGG
- a CDS encoding oxidoreductase — translated: MALTHILEPIRINKLEVKNRIARAAHGTSYGKGGITEDLIAYHEARAKAGLGLNILEATVVHPSSYTHTVAAWDDSIIPGFTALGDAHHKHGARMFVQLWHGGHRWAPADGRAPLSASTVPCPLGAVNTPFAMTHDQIEEITEAFVATALRVQAAGLDGVELHAGHGYLLHQFLCPLTNKRDDEYGGSLENRMRLTRDILIALRKAAGPDFPIGIRISDYNVPGGFTFEEAGEVVARLCTEGHVDYVSASMGSPYSIASMLGAMDMPVGYMLSSAGPIAARATVPTMIAGRYRTLEEGDQAIREGSADMVSFVRGMIAEPDLIAKTVAGKADRVRPCIACNQGCVAGIRTSLQRMLCTVNPAVGFEATLSEDLIKPAKSPRKVVIVGGGPAGLEAARLAALSGHKVVLLEAQAALGGAIQIARQAPKLQTIGDIIYWLEQEIYTLGVDVRLSTYVEAEDVLAEKPDVVIIATGSLPRMDGFQVQRPERPVPGFDRGHVLSSHDVFQRPRDTLGKSAVVLDDVGHYEAIAVAEHLITQGLKVTFVTRHSSFAPHIEAMVRSDPALGRLRQGDFTLHVRARLVSIGADACEVGYIDGEQVWREPADTVVLVTYNEPQTDLYRALGGGLRQKPAYALHLIGDAQAPRDLLIAIREGHLAGRIREDA
- a CDS encoding CaiB/BaiF CoA transferase family protein, producing MTKPLPSRGPLKDVRVLDLAGLGPAPFATMMLADFGAKVLSIRRPDPMPFDPAAAMARGKQSIGLDLRSAEGQAVARRLAKHSDVLVEGFRPGVMERLGLGPEALLEANPRLIYARLTGWGQTGPYARRAGHDINYLAISGALGTIGETTPVAPPALLGDLANGSYPLVIGVLLALHERETTGRGQVVDAAIADGAAYMLNGMFGEMALGLWDGDKRHQLLSGAAPFYGVYRCADGRYFSVGAIEQKFYASMLNVLGLTDVDSSVPAQMDHSKWPALKQRIALVIQTRTQAEWTALFADAEACGAPVLDFDELPHDPHLAERRTVQTSGAAKVSAPAPRLSNHPDLVNLSPIGDAGPTELLAEAGFDAAEIDSLLSQKIVWSA
- a CDS encoding LLM class flavin-dependent oxidoreductase, whose product is MKVSLMSLGDIMDDPVTGRPFSAQERYRMTIEAAAVGDRVGLHGIYIGEHHGIDYTFSAPPVLLSAIAERTTNLRVGTAVALAANLDPFRLAEDYATVDVISGGRLDLVTGRGNFFEGTYTLFGQSVSDSPARFSESMELLCKLWPGEPVHWIGAFRPPINGQRLQPTPLQQGELPFWVGGGSSPDTAKLAGRLGLKLMLPSAFGRPDKFAPMADVYREAFAAAGHKHAAQVGACWHGWVAKNDAIARKRFEPRYEGYHAFNQRVIRSVNPNPPAYLTAAFDYDFLTSAGPAIVGGPQRFAERLLEVSALVGSDLNLIKMDMGGVGREEYVEMVEILGREVIPLVSDAPEPRAARA
- a CDS encoding VOC family protein — protein: MIHHFAIAVKDFDTSHHFYTEVMGFKLVAGVKRMAPGGGWTKHMFYDMGRGKFMAIWDLKGIEGVQVQPDEWRSAISKGLGLPGWINHFAFECSGEEEMQERKQRWLDAGYHVSETDHAFIRSIYTYDPDGNWIEWTYDTRPVNEADRIEAEEILADDTPSTIPDYEGTFTRSTAQKYRAPPRQPAR